A genomic stretch from SAR324 cluster bacterium includes:
- the urtD gene encoding urea ABC transporter ATP-binding protein UrtD, producing the protein MLNESILYLDGVTVTFDGFRALNNLSILLEHGELQPIIGPNGAGKTTMMDEITGKICLDQGDVFYHNQTINLATLDESEIAQLGIVRKFQKPTVFEQQSVSDNLYLALKANRGIWAALSFKTSRTLQELVEQVLMRIRLIERQHDPAGSLSHGQKQWLEIGMLLVQDAQLLLVDEPVAGMTDAETEQTAELLQEISGTKSVMVVEHDMEFVRALDCKVSVLHEGSVLAEGTHLEVQSNATVIEVYLGR; encoded by the coding sequence ATTCTCAATGAAAGTATCCTCTATCTAGATGGTGTAACCGTCACCTTTGATGGCTTTCGGGCATTGAATAATTTATCGATCCTACTAGAACACGGAGAATTACAGCCGATCATCGGACCAAACGGAGCAGGAAAAACTACGATGATGGATGAGATAACTGGCAAAATCTGCCTTGATCAAGGAGACGTCTTCTACCACAACCAAACGATCAATCTAGCGACATTGGATGAAAGTGAAATCGCCCAGCTTGGCATTGTCAGAAAGTTCCAAAAACCAACCGTTTTTGAGCAGCAAAGTGTCTCTGACAATCTTTACTTGGCTCTCAAGGCAAACAGAGGAATCTGGGCTGCTTTGTCATTCAAAACTTCAAGAACACTTCAAGAGCTTGTGGAACAGGTGCTCATGAGAATTCGCTTAATTGAACGTCAGCATGATCCAGCAGGCTCCCTCTCGCACGGTCAAAAGCAGTGGTTAGAAATTGGAATGCTGCTTGTTCAGGACGCTCAACTACTGCTAGTTGATGAACCAGTTGCTGGGATGACCGATGCAGAAACGGAACAGACTGCTGAATTACTTCAGGAAATTTCTGGTACTAAGTCCGTGATGGTGGTGGAACACGATATGGAATTTGTCAGGGCTCTGGATTGTAAAGTTTCGGTCTTACATGAAGGAAGTGTTCTGGCCGAAGGGACTCACTTAGAAGTACAGTCCAATGCTACCGTGATCGAAGTCTACCTCGGGAGGTAA